Proteins found in one Rhodovulum sp. MB263 genomic segment:
- a CDS encoding ABC transporter permease: MTETTGLRAWLLTDAPQSRGQARLARLYQGWLAFRRNPMAMFGLAILVALLAIAALAPWIAPHDPFHQDLSARLLPLGTPGHPLGTDSLGRDILSRLIYGSRITLYIVTLVALIAPLAGLIMGTLSGYLGGWVDMVLMRITDIFLAFPRLVLALAFVAALGAGIENAVLAIALTAWPPYARIARAETLTMRNADFISAVRLQGAGPVRIITRHIWPLCISSLIVRVTLDMAGIILAAAGLGFLGLGAQPPSPEWGAMISEGRRFILDHWWVATMPGLAIFTVSLAFNLLGDGLRDVLDPKGEK; the protein is encoded by the coding sequence ATGACCGAAACGACCGGACTACGCGCCTGGCTTCTGACCGATGCGCCGCAATCGCGGGGACAGGCGCGGCTGGCGCGCCTCTATCAGGGCTGGCTGGCCTTCCGCCGCAATCCGATGGCGATGTTCGGGCTGGCGATCCTGGTCGCGCTGCTGGCCATTGCCGCGCTTGCGCCCTGGATCGCGCCGCATGATCCCTTCCATCAGGATCTTTCCGCACGGCTTCTGCCCCTGGGAACCCCCGGCCATCCACTGGGCACCGACTCGCTCGGACGCGACATCCTCTCGCGACTGATCTACGGCTCGCGGATCACGCTTTACATCGTCACCCTGGTCGCCCTCATCGCGCCGCTCGCCGGGCTGATCATGGGCACCCTCTCGGGCTATCTCGGCGGCTGGGTCGACATGGTCCTGATGCGGATCACCGACATCTTCCTGGCCTTCCCGCGGCTGGTGCTGGCGCTGGCCTTCGTGGCAGCCCTCGGGGCGGGGATCGAGAATGCGGTGCTGGCGATCGCGCTGACCGCCTGGCCGCCCTATGCAAGGATCGCCCGGGCCGAGACGCTGACCATGCGCAATGCCGATTTCATCAGCGCGGTGCGGCTGCAGGGGGCGGGGCCGGTCCGGATCATCACGCGGCATATCTGGCCGCTCTGCATCTCGTCGCTGATCGTGCGGGTCACGCTCGACATGGCGGGCATCATCCTGGCCGCGGCGGGGCTCGGCTTTCTCGGGCTCGGCGCCCAGCCGCCCAGCCCCGAATGGGGCGCGATGATCTCGGAAGGTCGCCGCTTCATCCTCGATCACTGGTGGGTCGCCACCATGCCGGGGCTGGCCATCTTCACCGTATCGCTCGCCTTCAACCTGCTGGGCGACGGGCTGCGCGACGTGCTGGACCCGAAGGGAGAGAAATGA
- a CDS encoding peptidoglycan-binding domain-containing protein gives MTAKGFLIAATAMALSLPGPVRADTGDVVKLGIAAGAFFCMANPGRCGLGGNNRNAQPSAAPQRTASPPARQPRAADPAIRTDQQALNYFGYEAGSADGIMGRRTRDAISRYQGYMGYPSTGQLDAYQRQTLVGAYNWAQADGGAAYPGIYGEELLRAYASQMRGGNYCRETGRCPVQSGNTGQSPVRSLPDLPQANASMANACTSSQMVTNANGPVLNPADITDPDRARQALDEQFCSASSYASSRSENLLSGSGTTDATLARNCRWVVERMEDQIDRLDSQSAVELAGAADRRVREIGGDPRQISDAATICLGYGYRTDDPKMALASALMLVGTGARPYAELVGHHLRSGFGTQRDPAQARGWYDIAFDALDRGAEPAVRPSQSGERVAIMRTALGGQGPAGSVPGTSSSGSGVPSFNLR, from the coding sequence ATGACAGCCAAGGGTTTCCTGATCGCCGCCACCGCCATGGCGCTGAGCCTGCCGGGGCCGGTGCGGGCAGATACCGGCGATGTGGTCAAGCTCGGGATCGCGGCCGGAGCCTTCTTCTGCATGGCCAATCCCGGCCGCTGCGGGCTGGGCGGCAACAACCGCAACGCCCAGCCGAGCGCCGCGCCTCAGCGCACCGCCTCTCCGCCGGCCCGGCAGCCGCGCGCGGCCGATCCGGCGATCCGGACCGATCAGCAGGCGCTGAACTATTTCGGCTACGAGGCGGGCAGTGCCGATGGCATAATGGGCCGCCGCACCCGCGACGCGATCTCGCGCTATCAGGGCTATATGGGCTATCCCTCGACGGGCCAGCTCGACGCCTATCAGCGCCAGACCCTGGTCGGCGCCTATAACTGGGCGCAGGCCGACGGCGGCGCGGCCTATCCCGGGATCTACGGCGAAGAGCTGCTGCGCGCCTATGCCAGCCAGATGCGCGGCGGCAATTACTGCCGCGAGACCGGCCGCTGCCCGGTGCAGTCCGGCAATACCGGACAAAGCCCGGTCCGCAGCCTTCCCGATCTGCCCCAGGCCAATGCCTCGATGGCCAATGCCTGCACCAGCAGCCAGATGGTCACCAATGCCAATGGCCCGGTGCTGAACCCGGCCGACATCACCGATCCCGACCGCGCCCGCCAGGCCCTCGACGAACAGTTCTGCAGCGCCAGCAGCTATGCCTCGAGCCGGTCCGAGAACCTGCTCTCGGGCAGCGGCACAACCGACGCGACGCTTGCCCGGAACTGCCGCTGGGTGGTCGAACGGATGGAGGACCAGATCGACCGGCTCGACAGCCAGTCCGCAGTCGAACTCGCCGGAGCGGCCGACCGGCGGGTGCGGGAAATCGGGGGCGATCCGCGCCAGATCTCCGACGCGGCGACGATCTGCCTGGGCTATGGCTACCGCACCGACGACCCGAAAATGGCGCTGGCCTCGGCGCTGATGCTGGTGGGCACCGGCGCCCGGCCCTATGCCGAGCTGGTCGGCCACCATCTGCGCAGCGGCTTCGGCACCCAGCGCGACCCGGCCCAGGCCCGGGGCTGGTACGACATCGCCTTCGACGCGCTCGACCGGGGCGCCGAACCGGCCGTGCGCCCGAGCCAGAGCGGCGAACGCGTGGCGATCATGCGCACGGCGCTGGGCGGTCAGGGGCCTGCCGGGTCGGTCCCCGGAACCTCGTCCTCGGGATCCGGCGTGCCGAGCTTCAACTTGCGGTGA
- a CDS encoding ABC transporter ATP-binding protein, translating into MSALFFDDVSVWFGEGRDRVDAVRGASFRVGHGESFGLVGESGSGKSTIMRALSGLAPDWSGRMAVNGNPVRSGHRRDRNFYKSVQMVFQDPYASLHPRQSVDQVLSETLHLHGFRDVEPRIVRLLDDVGLGPAFRFRYPHQLSGGQRQRVAIARALAPEPSILLLDEPTSALDVSVQAEILNLLADLRAEHDLTFLMVSHDLAVVAHMCDRIAVMKAGEIVEVMGVDEMRAMTPSHPYTRALLQASTGYSRDG; encoded by the coding sequence ATGAGCGCGCTGTTCTTCGACGATGTGAGCGTCTGGTTCGGCGAGGGCCGCGACCGGGTCGATGCCGTCCGGGGCGCAAGCTTCCGCGTCGGCCATGGCGAAAGCTTCGGGCTGGTCGGCGAAAGCGGGTCGGGCAAGTCGACGATCATGCGCGCGCTGAGCGGGCTTGCGCCCGACTGGTCGGGGCGGATGGCGGTGAACGGCAATCCGGTCCGTTCCGGCCACCGCCGCGACCGCAACTTCTACAAGAGCGTGCAGATGGTCTTTCAGGACCCCTATGCCTCGCTCCATCCGCGCCAGTCGGTCGATCAGGTTCTGTCCGAAACCCTGCATCTGCATGGGTTTCGCGATGTCGAGCCCCGGATCGTGCGGCTGCTCGACGATGTCGGCCTCGGCCCCGCCTTCCGCTTTCGCTATCCGCACCAGCTGTCGGGCGGCCAGCGTCAGCGCGTGGCCATCGCCCGGGCGCTCGCGCCCGAGCCCTCGATCCTGCTGCTCGACGAGCCGACCTCGGCGCTCGATGTCTCTGTCCAGGCCGAGATCCTGAACCTGCTGGCCGACCTCCGGGCCGAGCATGACCTGACCTTCCTGATGGTCTCGCACGATCTCGCGGTGGTGGCCCATATGTGCGACCGCATCGCGGTGATGAAGGCCGGAGAGATCGTCGAGGTGATGGGCGTCGACGAGATGCGGGCGATGACGCCCTCGCATCCCTATACCCGCGCGCTTCTGCAGGCCTCGACCGGCTATAGCCGGGACGGATAA
- a CDS encoding peptidoglycan-binding domain-containing protein → MVLTTAISGLALTLPAERLHADDLGKVIVGGAILCAVTGCLKGRSQSGNQHRTARPAGNPTVRADQQALNYFGYDAGGADGVTGKRTRSAISRYQGYMGYPVTGQLDTYQRQTLVGAYNWAQSGGNATYPGIQGQELLRAYASHSRGGNYCQETGRCMGGGYPAPNNYGGTPGYPGGNGLPPQTGYGATGNMPAPAYPQPMPPLNAAPLPTQVMTTGGALAGFELPDSSGNRSITDHCQTVKMVSSANGGPVRSPASIVNPTQALDEQFCSASTYAVSSTERMLSGAQVTDEQLTQNCGQVVDFMAAETDALGTRPAADLLATAQQKIRQAAPDGNTQVLVQTGEVCLGYGYRTDEADVVLAASMLLVGAGARPYAELLGHHLRDGLGVQADAERARKWYETAFSSLDDGAAPVFLPSQSAQRVEIMRAALAGGAPAPVLTGASSAGAAPAPSALPSFNIGN, encoded by the coding sequence ATGGTATTGACGACAGCGATTTCGGGCCTTGCGCTGACATTGCCAGCAGAGCGCCTGCACGCCGACGATCTCGGCAAGGTGATCGTAGGCGGCGCCATTCTTTGCGCCGTGACCGGCTGCCTCAAGGGGCGCAGCCAGAGCGGAAACCAGCACAGAACGGCGCGGCCGGCCGGCAATCCCACCGTTCGCGCCGACCAGCAGGCGCTGAACTATTTCGGCTATGACGCGGGCGGCGCCGATGGCGTGACCGGCAAGCGCACCCGTTCGGCGATTTCGCGCTATCAGGGCTATATGGGCTATCCGGTGACCGGTCAGCTAGACACCTATCAGCGCCAGACCCTGGTCGGCGCCTATAACTGGGCACAATCGGGCGGCAACGCGACCTATCCGGGAATCCAGGGCCAGGAATTGCTGCGCGCCTATGCCAGCCATTCCCGCGGCGGCAATTACTGCCAGGAAACCGGCCGCTGCATGGGCGGCGGCTATCCGGCACCGAACAATTACGGCGGGACCCCGGGATATCCGGGTGGCAATGGCCTGCCGCCCCAGACAGGCTATGGCGCGACCGGCAACATGCCCGCGCCCGCCTATCCGCAACCGATGCCACCGCTAAACGCCGCGCCGCTGCCGACCCAGGTGATGACCACAGGCGGCGCGCTGGCCGGCTTCGAATTGCCCGACAGCAGCGGCAACCGTTCGATCACCGATCACTGCCAGACCGTGAAGATGGTCTCTTCGGCCAATGGCGGGCCGGTGCGCAGCCCGGCATCCATCGTCAACCCGACCCAGGCGCTTGACGAGCAGTTCTGCAGCGCCAGCACCTATGCGGTGAGTTCCACCGAACGCATGCTGAGCGGCGCCCAGGTGACCGATGAACAACTGACGCAGAATTGCGGCCAGGTGGTCGACTTCATGGCAGCCGAAACCGACGCGCTCGGCACCCGCCCGGCCGCCGATCTGCTTGCAACGGCGCAGCAGAAGATCCGGCAGGCCGCGCCGGACGGCAATACGCAAGTGCTCGTGCAGACTGGCGAGGTCTGCCTCGGCTATGGCTACCGGACCGACGAAGCCGACGTGGTGCTGGCCGCCTCGATGCTGCTGGTCGGCGCCGGAGCCCGGCCCTATGCCGAGCTTCTGGGCCACCATCTGCGCGACGGGCTCGGCGTGCAGGCAGATGCCGAGCGGGCGCGCAAGTGGTACGAGACCGCCTTTTCGTCGCTCGATGACGGCGCCGCACCGGTTTTTCTGCCAAGCCAGAGCGCCCAGCGCGTGGAGATCATGCGCGCGGCCCTGGCAGGCGGCGCCCCCGCCCCGGTGCTGACGGGAGCCTCGAGCGCCGGGGCCGCACCGGCCCCCTCCGCGCTGCCGAGCTTCAATATCGGAAACTGA
- a CDS encoding ABC transporter substrate-binding protein: MRLVIVIAVLASLFGPPIAAIAASGTDRPAFRFAQIAALEGPAAALGQGMRLGLLAAFEEANRAGGIHGRKVVLDSVDDGYEPARSAAAVDRILSEDRHLALIGQVGTPTAKATQPLSAKAGMPVIGPLTGAGFLRTPWIDNVTNIRASYDAETEAWIAYLVDRLGMDRIAILYQDDGFGQAGLEGVRSAMKKRGLTLVAEGNYTRNTLAVKVALLNIRKARPDAVVMVAAYKPVAEFVRVGRKLDFRPTVVNISFVGSRALSEELGPDGEGIIVSQVVPFPGDAALPVVAEYQAALKEIDAAARPDFVSLEGYLAGRVALRALQKAGPFADRSRMLAALGQLGTFDLGGLQFAYGPGDNQGLDEVFLTRIGADGAFEPLPASDPKF; this comes from the coding sequence ATGCGCCTTGTCATTGTCATCGCAGTCCTGGCCAGCCTTTTCGGCCCGCCGATCGCGGCCATCGCCGCCTCCGGAACCGACCGGCCGGCTTTCCGATTTGCCCAGATCGCCGCCCTGGAAGGGCCGGCCGCCGCGCTCGGTCAGGGCATGCGTCTGGGCCTGCTGGCCGCCTTCGAAGAGGCCAACCGTGCCGGCGGCATACATGGCCGCAAGGTCGTGCTCGACAGCGTCGATGACGGTTACGAACCCGCCCGCTCGGCCGCCGCCGTCGACAGGATCCTCTCCGAGGATCGGCATCTCGCACTGATCGGCCAGGTCGGAACCCCCACAGCCAAGGCGACCCAGCCGCTTTCGGCGAAGGCGGGCATGCCGGTGATCGGCCCGCTGACCGGGGCCGGCTTCCTGCGCACGCCCTGGATCGACAACGTGACCAATATCCGCGCCAGCTACGATGCCGAAACCGAAGCCTGGATCGCCTATCTGGTGGACAGGCTCGGCATGGACCGGATCGCGATCCTCTATCAGGATGACGGTTTCGGCCAGGCCGGGCTCGAAGGGGTGCGCAGCGCGATGAAGAAACGCGGCCTCACGCTTGTAGCCGAGGGCAATTACACGCGCAACACGCTGGCGGTGAAGGTGGCCCTTCTGAACATCCGGAAGGCGCGTCCCGATGCGGTGGTGATGGTCGCGGCCTACAAGCCGGTCGCCGAATTCGTCCGCGTCGGCCGCAAGCTCGATTTCAGGCCGACCGTGGTGAATATCTCCTTTGTAGGGTCGCGGGCGCTCAGCGAGGAGCTCGGCCCCGATGGCGAGGGCATCATCGTCAGCCAGGTCGTGCCGTTTCCCGGCGATGCCGCATTGCCGGTCGTGGCCGAATATCAGGCCGCTCTGAAAGAGATCGATGCCGCGGCCCGACCGGATTTCGTTTCGCTCGAAGGCTACCTGGCCGGGCGCGTCGCCCTGCGGGCACTGCAAAAGGCAGGCCCCTTTGCCGATCGCAGCCGGATGCTCGCGGCGCTGGGCCAGCTCGGCACATTCGACCTCGGCGGCCTGCAATTCGCTTACGGCCCCGGCGACAATCAGGGCCTCGACGAGGTCTTTCTCACCAGGATCGGCGCCGATGGCGCATTCGAGCCGCTGCCCGCGTCCGATCCGAAATTCTGA
- a CDS encoding ABC transporter ATP-binding protein codes for MTHLLDVEDLRVRFPTRTGMFEAVRGVSFKLGRERLGIVGESGSGKSMTGRSILRLIRPPGQVTAGHIRLDGEDLMQKSEAQMRKVRGERISMVMQDPKFSLNPVMSVGEQLIEAWRVHKKGSRAEARRRALEMLDAVSIRDPERVMRAHPHELSGGMGQRIMIAMMLIPDPELLIADEPTSALDVSVQAQVLQIMDKLVQERGMGLIFISHDLNLVADFCDRVLIMYAGRVVETCAADRLHEARHPYTRGLLNSLPRLDAPQKRLEVLRRDPAWAEAPSVRPA; via the coding sequence ATGACCCATCTTCTGGATGTCGAGGACCTTCGGGTCCGCTTCCCCACCCGCACCGGCATGTTCGAGGCGGTGCGCGGCGTCTCCTTCAAGCTCGGCCGGGAACGGCTTGGAATCGTGGGCGAAAGCGGTTCCGGCAAGTCGATGACCGGGCGCTCGATCCTCCGGCTGATCCGGCCCCCCGGGCAGGTCACCGCCGGGCATATCCGGCTCGATGGCGAGGATCTGATGCAGAAATCCGAGGCCCAGATGCGCAAGGTGCGCGGCGAGCGGATCTCGATGGTGATGCAGGATCCGAAATTCTCGCTGAACCCGGTGATGAGCGTGGGCGAGCAGCTGATCGAGGCCTGGCGCGTGCACAAGAAGGGCAGCCGGGCCGAAGCCAGGCGCCGGGCGCTCGAGATGCTGGACGCGGTCTCGATCCGCGATCCCGAGCGGGTGATGCGCGCCCATCCGCACGAGCTTTCGGGCGGCATGGGCCAGCGGATCATGATCGCGATGATGCTGATCCCCGATCCCGAGCTGCTGATCGCCGACGAGCCGACCTCGGCGCTCGATGTCTCGGTCCAGGCCCAGGTGCTGCAGATCATGGACAAGCTGGTGCAGGAGCGCGGGATGGGACTGATCTTCATCAGCCATGACCTGAATCTCGTCGCCGATTTCTGCGACCGGGTGCTGATCATGTATGCGGGCCGCGTGGTCGAGACCTGCGCGGCCGACAGGCTGCACGAGGCCAGGCACCCCTATACGCGGGGCCTTCTGAACTCGCTGCCCCGGCTCGATGCGCCGCAGAAACGGCTGGAGGTGCTGCGCCGCGATCCGGCCTGGGCCGAGGCTCCTTCGGTGAGGCCGGCATGA
- a CDS encoding methyl-accepting chemotaxis protein, with translation MLKFLSTVFGSIALKFSSVLLLMGAMTAAAIIIATMVFNTLSASLTGLMTDELPGIGTRITVIENTGEIRDALSEMLMAHDLQGVDDGYRDFISGSKDIVAAVNQLPDADKATFLPMLTALSDEVAGMRTAIDRRFAAQNRMQDQLTDFTTTVKEIREALAEMAADAVRDMNLAGDRTIESVSDTLGTLVDTDFNSTALILQARAEINLLSGVALAIAEQKDPALTTILRDIAVASLRKLDTVLAELEAAGTIPLYLPVLTETRAAFANVANTGFRARAGYIEDVMKLRDDSNIALSSAIDDLTFKLMIGAENTAAFNRDTIHRLLGNEVQQIRDTADIDLAVTTLVARSYLGATAKDIADADAAQAQIVDARDRLTGLSDRVFLADKLRGMLDRLAAYADPKTGIVATHRVEIMSLDEAEAGSRSAYERLREIAGAASTQGSAAMADAKAAGAAILAEAEAARDRLDLVTLGSVAIFILALLLTWLLIISPIGRLARVTGRLAQGELIEVRGFGLFGGEIARMGKALVVFRDGLAERDRMQRLEREAEQDRQARASEQNAVVTELAAALQSLSAGDLSARLENRFPEDYEGLRADFNATIDTLNELIGSVVENATEIFSRAEEISGAAGDLSRRTENQAATLEQTAAAMDEMTASVRAAADGAAKVEDVVREARGNAEKSGLVVKEAIGAMAEIEKSSDGINQIIGVIDDIAFQTNLLALNAGVEAARAGEAGRGFAVVASEVRALAQRSSEAAKEIKTLISASSDQVASGVSLVNRAGAALSEIVVRVGDIAELIGGIATGAQEQSVGLGEINVGVAELDKVTQQNAAMVEEATAASTTLKQEASSLQQLVSRFRLRKAPESGHPRPAQRAKPAPSPGNTGVPTAPGKRALNDGGWQDF, from the coding sequence ATGCTCAAATTCCTGTCGACGGTATTCGGCAGTATCGCGCTGAAATTCTCGTCTGTCCTCTTGCTCATGGGTGCGATGACGGCGGCGGCAATCATCATCGCCACGATGGTGTTCAACACGCTCTCGGCCTCGCTCACCGGGCTCATGACCGACGAGTTGCCGGGCATAGGAACCAGAATCACCGTGATCGAGAATACCGGAGAAATCCGCGATGCCTTGTCGGAGATGCTGATGGCGCACGACCTTCAGGGGGTTGATGACGGCTACAGGGATTTCATCTCCGGAAGCAAGGACATCGTGGCGGCGGTGAACCAGTTGCCCGACGCGGACAAAGCCACCTTCCTGCCCATGCTGACGGCGCTTTCGGACGAGGTCGCGGGGATGCGCACGGCCATCGACCGGCGCTTCGCCGCTCAGAACCGGATGCAGGACCAGCTGACAGATTTCACCACGACGGTGAAAGAAATCCGCGAGGCGCTCGCCGAAATGGCAGCGGATGCGGTCCGCGACATGAATCTAGCAGGCGACCGGACCATCGAAAGCGTGTCGGACACACTCGGAACGCTGGTCGATACCGATTTCAATTCGACCGCGCTGATCCTGCAGGCGCGGGCCGAGATCAATCTTCTGTCCGGCGTCGCGCTGGCCATCGCCGAACAGAAGGATCCGGCCCTGACCACGATCCTGCGCGACATTGCCGTCGCCAGCCTGCGCAAGCTCGACACCGTGCTTGCCGAACTCGAGGCGGCCGGAACGATCCCGCTTTATCTGCCGGTCCTGACCGAGACCAGAGCCGCCTTCGCCAATGTGGCCAATACCGGCTTCCGCGCGCGGGCCGGCTATATCGAAGACGTGATGAAGCTGCGCGACGACAGCAATATCGCCCTCAGTTCGGCGATTGACGATTTGACCTTCAAGCTCATGATCGGCGCCGAGAACACCGCCGCCTTCAACCGTGACACCATCCACAGGCTGCTCGGCAACGAGGTGCAGCAGATCCGCGACACAGCCGATATCGACCTTGCTGTCACAACCTTAGTCGCCCGATCCTATCTCGGGGCCACGGCCAAGGACATCGCCGATGCCGATGCCGCCCAGGCCCAGATCGTCGACGCCCGCGACAGGCTGACCGGGCTGAGCGACCGGGTTTTCCTGGCCGACAAGCTGCGCGGCATGCTCGACCGGCTTGCCGCCTATGCCGACCCGAAAACCGGGATTGTGGCCACGCATCGCGTCGAGATCATGTCCCTTGACGAAGCCGAAGCCGGGTCGCGGTCGGCCTATGAACGGCTGCGCGAGATCGCCGGGGCGGCCAGCACGCAGGGCAGCGCGGCGATGGCGGATGCAAAGGCGGCCGGGGCCGCGATCCTGGCCGAGGCCGAGGCCGCGCGGGATCGTCTGGATCTCGTCACTCTGGGCAGCGTCGCCATCTTCATCCTTGCCCTGCTTCTGACCTGGCTGCTGATCATCTCGCCGATAGGTCGGCTCGCCCGCGTCACCGGGCGCCTGGCCCAGGGCGAGTTGATCGAGGTCAGGGGGTTCGGCCTCTTCGGAGGCGAGATCGCCCGCATGGGCAAGGCGCTTGTCGTGTTCCGCGACGGACTGGCCGAACGCGACCGCATGCAGCGTCTGGAGCGCGAGGCCGAACAGGACCGGCAGGCCCGCGCGAGCGAACAGAACGCGGTCGTGACCGAACTCGCCGCAGCGCTGCAATCGCTGTCGGCAGGTGATCTGTCCGCGCGGCTCGAAAACCGTTTTCCCGAGGATTACGAAGGTTTGCGCGCCGATTTCAATGCAACGATCGACACCCTGAACGAGCTGATCGGCTCTGTGGTCGAGAACGCGACCGAGATATTTTCCCGTGCCGAGGAAATCTCCGGCGCAGCAGGCGATCTGTCGCGCCGCACCGAGAACCAGGCCGCGACGCTGGAACAGACCGCGGCCGCGATGGACGAGATGACGGCCAGCGTCCGCGCGGCGGCCGATGGCGCGGCAAAGGTCGAGGATGTCGTGCGCGAGGCGCGCGGCAATGCCGAGAAATCGGGCCTCGTTGTCAAGGAGGCCATCGGGGCGATGGCCGAAATCGAGAAATCCTCGGATGGCATCAACCAGATCATCGGCGTGATCGACGACATCGCGTTCCAGACCAACCTGCTGGCGCTGAATGCGGGCGTCGAGGCGGCCCGCGCCGGCGAGGCCGGGCGCGGCTTTGCGGTCGTGGCCTCCGAGGTGCGGGCACTGGCCCAGCGCTCCTCCGAGGCCGCCAAGGAGATCAAGACCCTGATTTCGGCCAGTTCCGATCAGGTGGCTTCGGGCGTTTCCCTGGTCAACCGCGCAGGCGCGGCTCTGAGTGAAATCGTCGTGCGGGTCGGCGATATTGCCGAGTTGATCGGCGGCATCGCGACCGGGGCTCAGGAGCAATCGGTCGGTCTGGGCGAGATCAATGTCGGCGTCGCCGAACTTGACAAGGTGACCCAGCAGAACGCGGCCATGGTCGAGGAGGCAACTGCCGCCAGCACCACCCTCAAGCAGGAAGCGTCGAGCCTGCAGCAACTTGTGTCGCGGTTCCGCCTACGCAAGGCGCCGGAATCTGGCCATCCGCGACCGGCCCAGCGCGCAAAGCCCGCCCCCTCCCCCGGCAACACTGGCGTGCCTACCGCTCCTGGAAAGCGCGCGCTCAATGATGGCGGCTGGCAGGATTTCTGA
- a CDS encoding trypsin-like peptidase domain-containing protein, with the protein MAEHFLTKSRIELSQCLETGGGLALESYGALYQALHERVSPEAAALFAEPLLSRGNETAPASIAWYTGHPGEGRPLRALDEADRSRAEAVLSERLRAIRPHLADPEDGPLIGAALHLANHPEGDIWVVDGQPVIVNWGMLPVGMSRDPETRGAHVAATLGRFLPLAAAPPLSPAEAQARRPDAPTDEPPGTGPDGSAPPAVGATAVAPGPVAPEARTRAWPGPIAWVPLLVLLLIAGGVLVWLLLPGTRIFPPRSPDPAIDRAAAATAVAEINASLEERLARLQTALEGAQCRPDGTLTMPDGRTIEGLLPPDPANPADAPGSRAAADPRPILPPDPARVQVPSDGASAMDLTSLLELIEARTVMVVRYLADADARPGQQVRAERGSGFFVGPDLVVTNSHVVEGAQGERIFVINRSLGEQYQATVIKTVGPFGSTGRDFALLRVEGVNAPYFTLLKPGHSLKLQSVIAAGYPDDLLGDWRGGTDPVPDLAVTDGTVNAEQALAQGSPALVHSAPISQGNSGGPLVDMCGRVVGVNTFVRQGALRNLNFALSSDDLLDFLESAALTPATVTRPCQPQLLRPVAPPASAGTPTDAAAGVPDFNLRPSSDD; encoded by the coding sequence ATGGCCGAGCATTTCCTGACCAAGAGCCGGATCGAGCTGAGCCAGTGCCTCGAAACCGGCGGCGGGCTGGCGCTTGAAAGCTACGGGGCGCTGTATCAGGCGCTGCACGAACGGGTCTCGCCCGAGGCGGCCGCGCTCTTTGCCGAGCCGCTGCTGAGCCGCGGCAACGAGACCGCGCCCGCCAGCATCGCCTGGTATACCGGGCACCCCGGCGAGGGCCGCCCGCTGCGCGCTCTGGACGAGGCCGACCGCAGCCGGGCCGAGGCCGTGCTGAGCGAAAGGCTGCGCGCCATCCGCCCCCATCTTGCCGATCCCGAGGACGGACCGCTGATCGGCGCGGCGCTGCATCTGGCCAACCATCCCGAGGGCGATATCTGGGTTGTCGACGGCCAGCCGGTGATCGTGAACTGGGGCATGCTGCCGGTCGGGATGAGCCGCGATCCCGAGACCCGCGGCGCCCATGTCGCCGCCACGCTGGGCCGCTTCCTGCCGCTGGCCGCGGCCCCGCCACTCAGCCCCGCCGAGGCGCAGGCGCGGCGTCCCGATGCCCCCACCGATGAGCCGCCCGGAACCGGCCCCGATGGCAGCGCACCCCCGGCCGTGGGCGCAACCGCGGTGGCGCCCGGCCCGGTCGCGCCCGAGGCGCGCACGCGCGCCTGGCCCGGTCCGATCGCCTGGGTGCCGCTTCTGGTCCTGCTCTTGATCGCGGGCGGCGTGCTGGTCTGGCTGCTTCTGCCCGGCACCCGGATCTTTCCGCCGCGCAGTCCCGACCCGGCCATCGACCGCGCGGCCGCGGCCACGGCCGTGGCCGAGATCAACGCCTCGCTCGAAGAGCGGCTGGCCCGGCTGCAAACCGCACTCGAGGGCGCCCAATGTCGCCCCGACGGCACCCTGACCATGCCTGACGGGCGCACCATCGAGGGGCTGCTGCCGCCCGATCCGGCCAACCCGGCCGATGCCCCCGGCAGCCGCGCCGCCGCCGATCCGCGCCCGATCCTGCCGCCCGACCCGGCCCGGGTGCAGGTGCCCTCGGACGGCGCCTCGGCGATGGATCTGACCTCGTTGCTGGAGCTGATCGAGGCCCGCACGGTGATGGTGGTCCGCTATCTCGCCGATGCCGATGCCCGCCCGGGCCAGCAGGTGCGGGCTGAACGCGGCTCGGGCTTCTTCGTCGGCCCCGACCTCGTCGTGACGAACAGTCACGTGGTCGAGGGCGCGCAGGGCGAGAGGATCTTCGTCATCAACCGGAGCCTCGGAGAGCAATATCAGGCGACGGTGATCAAGACCGTCGGGCCGTTCGGCAGCACCGGGCGCGATTTCGCGCTGCTTCGCGTCGAAGGCGTGAATGCGCCCTATTTCACGCTTCTGAAGCCCGGTCATTCGCTGAAGCTGCAAAGCGTGATCGCGGCGGGCTACCCCGACGACCTGCTGGGCGACTGGCGCGGCGGCACCGATCCGGTGCCCGATCTCGCGGTCACCGACGGCACCGTCAATGCCGAGCAGGCACTGGCACAGGGCAGCCCCGCCCTTGTCCATTCCGCGCCGATCTCGCAGGGCAATTCCGGCGGGCCGCTGGTCGACATGTGCGGCCGGGTGGTAGGCGTGAACACCTTCGTCCGGCAGGGCGCGCTGCGCAATCTGAACTTCGCGCTCTCCTCTGACGACCTGCTCGACTTTCTCGAATCCGCCGCTCTGACGCCTGCCACCGTCACCCGGCCCTGCCAGCCGCAGCTGCTGCGCCCGGTGGCGCCCCCCGCCAGCGCCGGAACCCCGACCGATGCCGCCGCGGGCGTGCCTGATTTCAACCTCCGCCCCTCCTCGGACGATTAG